AACGGGAAGCTCGTGGATTTCGAACGAGAGTCCCCCATTGGATCCAGCGCCGTTTTTGTCGCAATACGTGTAGTTCGCGCCGTCGCGCGTGAAGCGATACACGTAGCGGTAGGATCCGGGCACGGCGGGTGCGGCGAAAGACGCCATGTATTCGTCGTCGTTGCCGACTTGGACGTTGAAGGCAGCGGGGAAGAATTGATAGCCGCTTTGGGTGGTTGGATTGACATTCGCCGGGCCAAACCCAACTTCAGCGCTGATCATGGCGTTTGGCCCCATGGCTTCGGTAAAACCAGCCTCGTAAACGCGACCGTAAATCGTAGGAGTCATCTGCCCCGCGGTCACGCTGATGTCCAGCGGAAACTGGACGTTGCAATAGTCGAGCTCCTCGGCGGTATTCGATTCATTCGCGGTGCCCGGCGATTGCGGAATTTCCGTCGCGAACCCCATCATTTGCGCGAAGTCGCCGCTCAAGGCCACGCCCGTCATGTCCTCGGCGCCGGTCGTGACCTTGACCTTGTACGTGGTACCGTAGGACAATCCAGGCGCCGGGACGAACGTCGCCGTCTTGTTGTCGGGGCTCATGGTTGGTGCAGCCGAAGCAAACCCATAACACGAGGCGAAATCGTCGACGGAGAATTGTACCGATCCAGTGCAGGGGCCGATCGAGGTTTGTCCGATCAGCGTGGCCGCGTTCATCGCACCCGTGAACGTAATGGCGATGCTGCTCGAAACGGACACGTTCATCGCCATGTCCGCCGGTGCAACCGAAAGGACTTGCGGTGGCTGGCAGGTGTTCATGTCACACACGCCGCTTGGGCAATCCGCGCCGATGTTGCATTCGACGCACATGCCGTTGCCGTCGCAGACCGTGCCGCCATTTTGATTGCATTGCGTGCCGACCGACGAATGCGGGAAGCTCGGCATACCTCCCGCGCAAATGTCGTCCGTGCACGGATTGCCGTCGTCCATGGGAACGTCGGCAGCGTCGTCGACTTGCTTGATGCCGCCCATGCCGTCGCATTGCGCCACTTTGCAATCGTTCGGCGTTTGCGCCATGAGGACCGACCCGTCGGCCGCGAAATTGTCGACGCACATCATGTTCGAGCACGTTGGCGTACTGCATTCGGTGGGCATGCCGCAATGCTCGTCGAGCGTGCAGCCTGCGCAATTGCCCATGCCATCGCAGAACGTATCGCCCAGGCCGCAAGGCGTGCCCATGGGAGCATCGCTGAGCATGGGCATACCCATCGAGCATGAAGCAATCTTGCATTCGTTCGCAGTCACGGGAATGTCGGCGTCGTCGCTTCCCGTGACGACCATGCCCGCCGCGTCGCATTGCTCGTTCATGCAATCGCCGGGCGTCGGGTCGCCGACTTCCGTGCCCGTAAGGGCGTTGACGAAGCTGCACGTGCCGGCATTACATTCCCTCGCTTGGCACACGGTACCTTCCGGGCAATGCGTTGCCACGATGCACTCGACGCACGCGCCATTGCCGTCGCACAACATTCCGGTGCCTTCGCTGCAAGTGGTTCCGGCCGTGGCGTTCATCGTTTCGCACATCCCAGCGTTGCAATGCGGCAACACACATGCGCTATTCGTCGCCGGGCAATCGCCATCCACCGTGCACGGCATTCCGCCACCGCCGCTGCCGCCCATTCCGCCAGCGCCAGCCATACCGCCCGCGCCAGCCATTCCGCCAACGCCGCCCGCGCCAGCCATTCCGCCAACGCCGCCCGCGCCAGCCATGCCCGCGTCGCCGCCGGCGCCAGCTTGTCCAGACGAACTGCTGCTGCTCGAGCTTGACTGCCCGGCGCCTGCGTCGCCCCCCGAACCGGTGGGGTCAGGAATATCGCCACGATCCACGCGAGAAATCAGCTCGCAGCCGACACTCGAGCATAGGATTGTCAACGAAATGGAAGCCAATTTTGCAGCACGAATGTTCGTTCTCATTGCGCGTGCGTGTTTATCACGACTTGGCGCTTATGGGCCAGAGCGGCGATCGATTCGTTCCAACGGAAAATCGGGGGGGTTTGGGGGGGCCGAGCCTCGCCGTGCTTTTGTGCGAAGCGCAAAAGCACCGGGAGGCGAGCCTCGGCCCCCCCAACGCAAACCAAGCCTCGCGAAGCGCGCGTCCCACGCGCGCGAAGCGAGCGTGCAAATCATGTCCCGGTGTCAATTCACTCCGCCGCAGCCGGTTCCGCCGCAGCCTTTTCGTTTCGTATACCGAGCTTCGTTTTCGCGTTCTCGATGGCCAAATAGAACGCCGGCACCACCACCAGCGACAACAACGTCGAGCTCACGACGCCACCAATGACCGAAATCGCCATCGGCGCTCGGAATTCGCTCCCATCCCCCGTTGATGTCGCCGTCGGCAACATGCCCAGCACCATTGCAGCGCTCGTCATCAAGATTGGCCGAAGCCGCTCCGGCCCAGCTTCGAGAATCGCTTGAAGCGGCGTTTCACCATGCTCGCGCACCCGCACAATCGCTCGATCCACCAGCAGAATCGCGTTTTTCGTCACCAGCCCCATGAGCAGGATGATCCCAATCATCGCACCCATGGCCATCGACGTATCCGCCAAAAAGAGGCCCAGAATCGCACCCACCAGCGCCAGCGGCAATGTCAGCATGATCGTCAGCGGATGAATGAAGCTCTCGAATTGCGACGCCAGCACGAGGTAAATGAAGATCACCGCGAGCAGCATCGCCGTGCCCATCGACTCGTTCGTGTCGCTCATCTGCTTCACCATGCCGTCATAAAACACCGTCGTGCCGGCTGGTTTTTCCAATGCGTCGATTTTCGGCTGAAACTCCTTGACGAGGTCGCCCAGCGTCCGCCCCCGAGGCGTCGCCCAAACCGCAATCTGCCGACGCCGATCCTCCCGCTCGATCACCTGCGGCCCCTCGCCCTGCTCGAGCCTTGCGACATCCGCAAGCGCTACGGCACCCTTTGGCGACCACAGCGTCAATCGTTCCAAATCCGTCGGATTCGCACGATCCTCCGGCCGCATACGCACCCGAATCGGCACCTCGTCTTTGCCCTGACGCAACTTGCTCGCTTCTTCTCCTTCAATCGCCGTGCGCAACGTCATCGCGAGCTGCGCCACGCTGATGCCTTGATCCGCCGCGCGTTGTCGATCCACCTCCACCCGCATCTCTGGCCGCCCCGGCGTGAACTTCACCTGCACATCCGTGATGCCCGGCGTCGCTCGCAAGATCCCACCGATGTCATTCGCCACGCGACCGATCTCATCGTACGACTCGCCACGCACCAAAATCATGATCGGTGCCTGCACCCCCGCGCCTTCGACGAACGCCGGATCCGTGATGACCACCGATGCATCCGGAATCGCATTCCCGACCTCGCGCACTTGGTCTTTGATCTGCGACAGCGTCACCGTCCGGTCGTTCTTCTTCGACGTCAGAATGCGCCAGTGAACCTTGTTCACCTCGCCGTTCGGTCCCAGCGTCGCATACACCGTCCGAATCTCTTTGTTCTCCAATAATTTCTTTTCGGCTTCGTACGATCGACGCGCCGTCTCCTCCAGCGACGTCGCTGCCGGAAACTCCACCTCCGCCATCATTTCACCGCGATCTTCGGCGTTCACGAAGTCCGATCCCATCAGGCCCATCAGCATCCCCGACCCCACGAGCGACGCGAGCGCCAACAGGCCCACGATCAGCTTGTGTCGCACGACCCACTCGAGCATCCCTCGGTACGCATTGTCCATCGACGAAAACAGCCACTCGAAAGGCCGCTTCAGCCACGCGAACGAATCTTTGGCGCCATGCGCAATGGTCTTTGAAAAACGCGACGACAACATCGGATCGATCGTGAACGCGACGAACAGCGACACGAGCACCGCGCCCGACACCGTGAGCCCAAACTGCCTGAAAAACTGACCCACGATGCCCGTCATGAACGCGACCGGAACGAACACCGCCACGATCGTCATCGTCGTCGCGAGCACGCTCAGGGCAATCTCTTTCGTCCCGTTCAGCGCAGCCTCCATTGGAGGTTCCCCGCGCTCGAGATGCTTGAAGATGTTCTCGCGAACCACGACCGCATCGTCGATCAAGAGACCAATCGCGAGCGACAGGCCGAGCAGCGTCATCATGTTCAGCGTGAAGCCGAGCACGTACATCAAGAAAAACGTCGACACCACGCTCGTCGGCAAAGCGACCGCACTGATGAGCGTCGATCGCAGATCCAGCATGAAGATCAGGATGATCAGGATCGCCATCGCCCCGCCGTACCAAATGGCGATCTGCACCTCGTGCGCGTTTTCCATGATGAACGTCGACTGATCCATGATCAGCGACGTCTTCAAATCTTCGGGGAACCCTTTTTCGATCTCGGCGAGCTTCGCGCGTACTCCGTCGGCAACTTCCACCGTGTTCCGACCGCTCTGCTTGATCACCTCGAACGCGACCGCTTCATCCGTGTTCACGCGGATCCGCGTCCGCATTTCCTCGAAGCCGTCTTGCACGTCGGCCACATCGCGCAGCCGCACCGATGACCCGTCTTGCGACATGGCCACCACGATGTCGCGCAGTGCGTCGACTTCGCCGAGCTCCCCGATGGCTCGAACGCTGATTTCCTTTTCCCCGGCTTCGTAACGACCCGCAGGTACCGTCAAGTTGGCCGCTTTGATCGCGCCCACGATCTGCGCCGGTTGCACGCGAAGCGCGTCGATCCTCGCGCGATCCAGCAGCACCTTCACTTCGCGTTCGGCGCCGCCGCGAATGTTCACCGCCGCGACTCCATCCACTTGTTCGAGCGCTGGACGAATCACATCATCGGCGAAATTGCGGATTTCACTGAGCCCCCGCCGACCTCGCAACGTGTAAATCAACACCGGTACGGCATCGGTATCGAGGCGCGAAATGACGGGTTCTTGGATGTCGTTCGGTAGCTTGAACCTCGCCTGTGCGACGCGTTCGCGCACTTGCGTCGCCGCTTCCTGAACATCCACGTCGAGCTTGAAAATGACGACCGTCGTCGACACCCCCTCGCGCGAAAACGAACGCACCCGATCGATCCCGTTCAGCGAAACCACCACGTCTTCGATGGGCTTGGTGACTTGTGTCTCCATCTCCGCCGGGCTCGCGCCGGGGTAGATGATCGTCACGCTCACGACCGGAAATGCAACGTTCGGAAAGAGATCGGTCCCGAGTTTCTTGTAGCCGACGATGCCCAGCACCAGCAGCGCAACGGCCACCATCACCGTGAACACGGGCCGCTTGATCGCAATTGCTGAAATGTTCATGCCAATTCCTCGAACGCAAAATCAATCGTCGGGGCAAACTTCACTTTGCCGCGGGAGCAAGGTCGATCGCGTCGCCTTCTTTCGTTTCGCTTCGCGGACGAGCGACCACGCGATCGGATGCATCGAGCCCCTTGCGCACGTAAATCGTTCCACTCGCGCCGTTCGCGAAAGACACCCGCACGAGGTGCGCTTTGCCGTCTTTCACGACCACCACTTCATCCTGCGATCCTGGACGAATCGCCGATCCGGGCAGCTCCAAAGCGTCCACCGGCTGCTCCGCAACCACCTGCGCTCGCACGAACGAGCCTGCCAAAAGCCCTGAATCCGTACCGTTCGGGATCTCGGCCACGAGCGGCACGCGACGCGTTTGCGGATCGAGCGATCCAAGCACCGCCGTCACCTTTCCCGTCGCGTTTGCCGCACCTTCGATGGTCACCGTCGAGCCAACGACGACGACACGTGCATCGCTCTCCGAAAGCGACGCTGATAGTTTGAGCACCGACGTGTCCTCGATGTGAAAGAGCGGTTCACCCGGCCCAACGATCCGGCCGATGCCTGGGGGAACGCGCGTCACGAGCCCTGCGAAAGGCGCGGTCAACGTCGCGTTCGACAGCGTCACCGACACGGCCTTTGCTTGTGCGCGAGCTTGTTCGAGCTGCGCTGCGGCGAGCAAGGCGCGTTGCGTCGCCGTCGTCTTTTCCGCTTCGGCGATCGCGTTTTGTTGAAACAACGTGTCGGTGCGCTTTTGCCCGTCTTTGGCCATGTCGAGCGAGATCTCGGCGACCTTCACGCCCGTTTGCGCGACGCGTGCTTGCGCTGCTGCTTCCGCTGCGTCGATGGTGCCGAGCACTTGCCCCGTCTTGACCGTATCGCCGCTCTTCACTTTGATCGCCAAGAGCCGCCCGCCCATCTTGAAGCCCACATCGGCTTGCTGAATCGGCTCGAGTGTGCCGGTGATGTCCACGCGCGGCTGCCACTTCGTCGGCATTGGCGAGATGATCTCGACGCCCGTCGCCGTCACCGTGGGAGCCTTTGCATCAGCTCCTGCGGCGGCCTGTGTGGTTTGTCTCGACGCTTCGAGCTCTTTGTTTTGCGCGACTTTCGCCTTCACGCGAGCGCCGACGAGCCCTGTGATGGCGATGGCCATGAGAATTGCGAACACAGCCCACCCGTTGAACTTGCGAGGCGATGCAGTCGTATTTGTCGCCGTATTCATTTGGATTTTGCCTCTGCTTGCGGCCAGCGTGGAGCTTTGGCCGCGGAATGCATTTTGACCTTCTGGTCAAGAACCGTGCTCACGCCGGGCGGGAACAGGCCTCGCGTGAGGAGATCTTGGGCTTGCCTCGCCCAGCCTTCGATGTCGGGTCGTCGCGGTTGCTTGATGAGCTCGCGGACGAGACGTTCGTACGTACCTGAAATGAGTCGCGCGACGATCGTCGGATCGATGTCGCTGCGGTAGATACCCATCGCGACGCCGTGCGCGATCCAAACTTCGCTTTGCTGCACGATGCCTGCGGCGAATTCGTCGATGAGGTACGCGTAGGGTGAGCCGCCGCCACCATCGAGGATCATTTTCATGATCCCACGGTTTTGCCAGCAAAACTCGAACAGCTCGACGCTCTCTTGGAGCCTGCCTTCGAGCAGTTTGGGTACGTCGCTCGGGCCCGTGACGGTCTCCCGAGCCGGATGTCGAGCGGCGGTGGCGAGCCTTGCGAGGACACCTTCGACGATCTGGCGAAAGCAGTCATTTTTGCTCTTGAAGTGAAGATAAAAAGCGCCCTTCGACACACCTGCGCGCGACGTGATTTCCTCGACTTTGGCCGCAGCAAGGCCGCGATCCGAGAACACCGCTTCAGCGGCGCGGAGCAGAAGGATACGAGTGCGAGGATCGGCGACGCGAGGCATTATTGACCGGCCGGTCACTATGGGGAGACCGAGCGGCCTGGTCAAGGGGCGAGTGGAGCGTGGGCGGAGTGGCTCGCCTCATAGGTGGCGAAGTGTATTAAAAATTCCCCGAAAAGACGACTCCGCCGTGGGCGGGCGAAAACGTCGGTTGCACGATGAGGCTCGTTTTCGTAGTTTGCTTGGGCGGATTTTGCTTGGCCGAGTGCCAGCGGATCATGCCCACGGCCGCCGTGCCGAGCGCCATCGCTCCAAGTGACGTCATGCCCAAAAACAGCCCGAAACTGCGATTCTTGCGCTCGTTGTCTGCGTCGGGGTGATAATACGAATTGCGCGGGCAAAGCATATCTTCACCGCATTGCTCGACGAGCTTCCGTTCGGCATCGACGCTATCGAGCTTGAAGCCAACGCCGGCACCGATCGCTACGAGCCCGATGCCGCCGACGACCGTTTGCCATACTGGAAACCCTCGTTTCTCCGCAGGTTTCGATGCATTCGGATCCAGATCCCACGAGGGCACGGCGGACGGTGACGAGCTCTCCGCCGTCTCGATAGGCGCCGAAGAATCCGATTGCGAATCGCGCGTAGGAAGATTCAACAATTCCCGAATGGGCATTTCGTGGACTGCGCCGGCATCGATGTCGATGGTGCTTCCGCTACGCCGAACGCCCTTGGCGAACGCGACGACTTGGTGCATGCCGGGGTCGACGTATCGAGGCTGCTCGAGTTGTGCCGATTCGATGGCGACCCCGTCGATCTCGACGCGCAAATCGTAACCGCTCGCGAGTGATTGAGGTCCCGTGAATTTGATTTGTCCAAGCTTTGGGCGCAGCGCATCCGCTCGTGCCGATGCTCTTTGACTCCGTTCCTCTTGGCCTTGCTCTCGTGCTGCCTTTTCGACGAGCACGAACGTCGCGTAGGCATTCGCGAGTTTCCCATGTTCTTCATGACATTCGGCCAGCGTGAACTTGGCGCCCAATCCGTCGGGCAGCATTTGCGTCACGCGCTCGATCATGGGACACGCTTTTTCGTAATCGCCGGCGTCCATTGCGGCAACTGCATCGTCGTAAAGGACCTTCGGATCGGGCGGCTGCTCCGTTTCATCGGCAAAAGCCGACGAGGGCAGAACGAATAGTGACAAACCAATCATGAAATGCACGCGCATGGTCGAATTCACCTCTCTCGGGAATCGTTCAGTAAATGCTTTCGCGGCGACCATTTTCATGGGCCGTGCTCGTGGCGCCCAATGCCGAGGACGGCATTCGAATGCCCTGTGTCGAAGATTCCATGAAGTAGCGAATTCTGCTTCGGGGGCAATCGACGTACCAGGGAACGCCACCCGACGAGCAACGTCATTCACGGAGCGGTACGTGCTCGACGCCTGCTTGCGTGTGATGAGCGCACATGGGTCAGTGCGAAGCGAGGTCCCATGAGCATGGGCGATCGCCTGCGTCGGATCGAAATCCCGCCGAGCGATGGCCCATTTACATTTCGGTCATTTGAGAAATTTCTTTGCAAGGGGCGATTGACGTCCATGTCAATCGGCCGTTTCGTCCAGGTTTGGCACCTGACGTGTACGCCAAGGGAGGATTTGCTGTCGGGAAAGCAACCTTGCGTCCACGTCAACCGGGGATTCTGGTTGGCAAGGCGCATCTTCCATCTCTGGAAGGTGGGGATCCCGGACGCGTTTCGTCGCCTTGCGTCTCGGTAGAGTCGGGTTTCTGGTGGGCGAGGGCGACTTGCGCCGGTGTAAGGTGGAGATCCTGGTCGGGAAGTCGAGCCAGCGTCTCGGGAAGGTGCGGTTTTCGCTTGCGCGAGCGCGTTGACGACCTCCGACAAACCTCTGGAGTTCGCGACGCAGTGGCTGTACCCTCGCGTTTGTCATGGCGACGAGCTACCTCTTCACGCACAAGCAAGAGCAGAACGAATGGCGCGTTTTGCGCCTGGAAAAACACCTCTTGACCGACATCCGGTGGCGTGACACCGACTCGCGTAATCGCGTGGTTCAAGAATTCGCGAGCGCCGCGGAGGCGGCGGCACACGTCGAGTGTTTCGTCGCGCTTCGTAAACGTGCCGGATACCGCGTACGTGAGGTGGAGCAAGCTTCCGACACCATCGTTCTTCCTCCTGAGCTGACTGGCCGTCCGCTCCGCAGGTGGCTTTCCAAGACCGATCGGTCGCCGGGTCGATTCGTACTCGTCGTGGATCGCCGTATGTCGAGCGAGACGCTTGCGAAAAGCATCGATCGTATGCAGCAAGAAAAGCTTCCGATGGTGGTCGCCGATATTTCATCGCGGACACCACCGACCGAGCGCTTGAGTCGAGCGTTCATTGGCAAATCCCTGCCCACCGTCCGCAGCTTGGTCGTCACCAACATCATGCCTGTGAAGCATGGGTTTCAACACGGGGACATCAGCACCGTCTTCGTAGCGATGCCGAATCTACAACGTGCAATGGTGAACGGGGATTTCGAGTTTCGCCCATTCGAGCACTCCGCATTGAACGAGCTGTGTATGCTGAGCGAACCGCTACGCAACTCACCCGTGGAAACGCTTGGACAGTGCTCGTTGCCGGGCCTCCAAAAGCTCGCAATCATGCTTCGCGAGGAGGTGCGCAGCGAATGTCATGACAAAGCGTGTGCCATTGCATTGTCGACGCTCGATGCCCCGCGCCTCGAATGGGTACGCGTTCGGGGCATCGAGGACATTACGGTGTTCCTCGATGAGCTTTCGAGCCGAGGTTTGCCGCCGTCTTTGCATACGTTGTGGCTCGAAGGGGAAATCAGCGACGAAGATGCATTGCTCGACGTGCTCGAGCGGCATGCCGACGTGCTCCGCACGCTCCGCAGCCTTTCGCTTCCGCTGCTGGACGAGGTGTCATCGTGTGCAGCGGATCGCGTAAAAGAGATCCTTCCGTGTTACGAGGACCGAAGCAACGAATTGTATATATTTCCGAATACGATAACCGAAGCGTGGTGATGTCACGATTTCCCGTCGTATCTACGTCGTTCGTCGGCGCTTGTGCGTCCACGATCGCGGAGCGGCCACGGATACTCCAGCGCTTTGAGCCTTCCAATTTCGTCGTACGCGATCCGCGCGGTAAACGATTCTCCACCCACGATTTTCGGCGTGCTTACGCTGTTGGTACGTGGCATCTTTTCAGGAGTCAGGCATCTTTTCAGGAGCCAACCACCCGGCACGGCGCAGCTTCTTGCGGGTGTGGGCATTTATCTGCTCCGCCACCTGTAAAGCGAAATCGCCTCGCTCCAACGCCAGCGCCACGCTGACAAACCCGTCGGCACGCCGCACGGGTAGCTGCGCCTTGTTCAATGCCTGCGCCAATTGGAGTAGGAAATCAATGGCGCGCTCGTCTCGCTCGTTCTGCCAGATGTCTTGGTTGGCCGCTGCGCACATCGCTTCGAGCTCCGGCGACAGCTTCACGTCCAGCTCGTCCCACTGCCACTCACAGGGATTCCAGATGGCTTCGAGACCATGATCGCCATGGGCTTGCATCAGCCGCTCGCGCTCGGGAACCGTGTTCAGGGAGACCAGAGGAGGCAGCATATGCTCATATGCGGCCTCCATGTACTTCACCGCCAGAACGTACACTTCTTCGTTGACGCCAGTTCGCGCAATCGCGTCCAGGATGGCGGCGGTCAATCCCTGTAGCAAATCGCGCTTGCGCGCTTTCAAACTGGTTTGTCGTGTCGGACGCTCGAAGTCTACGATTCGCCTGCCATCGGGGAAACACCAGTGGATACGTACGATCCGTCCCGTCGGGTCGTATTCGAGCTCGTGCCAGTCTTCGAAGGTCTGTGACGGCGGATTTATTACGCGACGATCACGACGCACCATCTGCCCCCGGTTGTTGTACTGTATCCGCCCGACCAACTACACCCGACGCCTGCCGTGCACGTGCTACGCTCAACGCGGACGCGTGCATCGCGCACACGCATGCGCTTTCTGCGCCGGCGTCAGATCCTGCAAACAAAAAATTCTTTCGACCTAGCGCAACCCAACGTAATCGTCTTTCGGCTTCGCCGTTGTCGATCTCGAATTGGCCATCCGAGAAGCACCGACGCCACGCAGCTTCTTGCTTTTCAGCGTACCGCGCCGCATCGTAGAGCGGTGTTTTCGGAATCGCTTGCGGCTTGACGTCGCGAATCCATTGATAGAGCTCGTCCACGAGCGGCACGCTGCGCAACGTCCTTTGCGCGAGCCGATCTTCGCTGGAAAGCTTGTGCTCCTTGTATTCGCGCTCGAGGTTGTAGATCGCCTTGAAGAAATTGATCGCCACGGCCGCTCGGACATCGCCGAGCTTCGCAGCTTCCTCGAATTTGCGCCGAATGTGCATCCCGCAGCCGAGACGACGCTCTGCCGGAACGATCTCCGTATCGCCATCCATGGCATCTCGAAGCGCTTTTTCATACCCAGCGTACCCGTCGCCTTGCAAATGGCCGCGGAAACCATCGAGAAATTCTGCCGGCCCATCCGCCTTCCAATTCGGCGTGTAGTGGAATGCGACGAGTCCCGCCCCCGAATACGCCCACAAGTGCCCTCGTTTCACGCCATTTGGATGGTCTCGCTCGAGCACCGGCAAACCCGTGTCGTCCGCATTGATGTACTGGGATGCAATCACCTTTTCCGCGACGCGCCCAGCAACTGAGCGAGCACATCGAGCGCAAAAGCCGACCAGTCTCCGATCGTCGATGTCGACAGCGGTACGCCCATGCGCGCGAATTCCTTGCATTGCCGATAAAGCGGCATGGAATCCTCGCACTTGTCGACGACGATTTTCGCGAGCAGTCCCGAGCCGGGTCGCCCTTTATCCATGACTTTTTCGCCCGGCGCCACCACCACGCCCTTATCACAAACGCCGCACACGAGTTTTTCTCGAAGCTCCTCGATGACCACGACTTTGGCCGGAATGAAGTCCAAAATCTGACTCTTGACGTAATCCATGCACGTCTTGTCAGCGCCACACGCAGCACATTTTCGCAGCTCTTCGGGCACGGCAATCACCTTCTGTTGCCGAGGCAAGTTGCTCGGCAATGGATTGCGGCCCTTGTGGCCTTTGAGCGGCTTGGGCGCGGGCGGTTTCGGTGGTGCGGGTGGCGGCGCTTCGGGTGCATCTTCGCCGAGTTTCGCGAGCATTGCCTTCAGGTCTTCGGTACTGATTTTCTCGCTCTTGCGCCCGTACAGTGAGCGCAACGCCTTTTGCAACCGCATGGCGAGCGCCGTGTTTTCCTCTTTGACCCGCAACAAAAGGTCCATGACCAGCGCGATGAGCTCGTCGATGCGGCCTGCTTCGGCCATCGCCTGGAGTTTGGCGCGTACGTCGGCAAGGTCATCGTGGCGTGAGTTTGTCGAGGGGAAGACATGAGCGCCCCGTACCGGATGGCGCTGCGAGTGGTTGAACAGAACGACAAACTTTCTGTTTGTCGCCGGAGTTTTCCCACGATTTGAGGGCAAACCACAAGATGTGGCGGTCAACTTCAGGCAGCATTGTCCGCGCGGCGCACGAGCCTGAAGCGTTTGCGTCGCTGTGCATCGCTCAAGTCGATACCTTCGAGGAGCAATCCCAGCTCGGCGGCGTCGACTTCGACGTGACGAGCGCTGGATGGTACGGGCATTGGCAGGTGAAACCGGCCCTGGGCAAGCCGCTTGGCGAAGATGCAATATCCGGTGCGATCCCAGAAAAGGACGCGGATCTGGTCCCCTCGACGGTTCTGAAAACAAAAAGATGCCCTGACGCCGGGTCTTCGCCGATGACTTGCATCACGGCGGCGGACAAACCATCGAAGCCTTTGCGCAGATCCGCAGGCGCCGCAGCCAAATAAATGCGCAATGCCGGCGGAAGCGTGAACATTATCGCATCGCCCTTTCCTGCAGCACATCGAGCACTCGGCGAAGCGTCGTATCGTCGAATCCCGGCAAGACGCGCACTGTATTGCGATCGTCGACAACGATATCGACGTGCTGGTCATGTCCCTGCACGAGCCCGCA
The nucleotide sequence above comes from Polyangiaceae bacterium. Encoded proteins:
- a CDS encoding transposase, encoding MAEAGRIDELIALVMDLLLRVKEENTALAMRLQKALRSLYGRKSEKISTEDLKAMLAKLGEDAPEAPPPAPPKPPAPKPLKGHKGRNPLPSNLPRQQKVIAVPEELRKCAACGADKTCMDYVKSQILDFIPAKVVVIEELREKLVCGVCDKGVVVAPGEKVMDKGRPGSGLLAKIVVDKCEDSMPLYRQCKEFARMGVPLSTSTIGDWSAFALDVLAQLLGASRKR